From the genome of Perca flavescens isolate YP-PL-M2 chromosome 12, PFLA_1.0, whole genome shotgun sequence, one region includes:
- the LOC114565368 gene encoding crystallin J1A-like produces MAAALSNRAIGAIVGSAVADAAAQPLHWVYDRQKLQGILAQDPNPEFRPESANPFYRRQTGQQSCYGDQAFVLLESLSECGGLNVDDLKQRTLKFFGPGSEYDTPVNDPYRERGGPKPQLPIEGPWRHASLKSFLKNVDAGKEETGCESDCQIDGIAKLAPIVAFYAGKPDMLEKVEQAVRVTQNNDACVADTLAAARFLEHFILNGPDPKALDSVLDQLSDPNRKQPQELDKAVIGHIHQVKETLSKTPQELIPTVFPNTUGLPGAFQAALHGVLTAKHYEQAVRDTISCGGCTCSRGSFIGACLGAQIGLEGIPASWISKTLHYDSVLKHAKKITKHHQ; encoded by the exons atggCTGCAGCTCTGTCTAACAGAGCAATAGGAGCCATTGTAGGATCAGCAGTTGCAGATGCAGCAG CGCAGCCCCTCCACTGGGTGTACGATCGGCAGAAGCTACAGGGGATTCTGGCTCAGGATCCGAACCCTGAGTTCCGCCCTGAGTCGGCCAACCCTTTCTACAGGAGGCAGACGGGCCAGCAGAGCTGCTACGGAGACCAGGCCTTTGTCCTGCTGGAGTCCTTGTCCGAATGTGGAG GTCTAAATGTTGACGATCTGAAGCAGCGCACACTAAAATTCTTTGGGCCTGGATCAGAGTATGACACACCTGTCAATGATccttacagagagagaggag GGCCAAAACCTCAGCTGCCCATTGAGGGACCATGGAGACATGCAAGTTTAAAGAGCTTCCTGAAGAATGTGGATGCAGGCAAAGAGGAGACTG GCTGTGAGAGCGACTGTCAGATTGATGGAATAGCCAAACTGGCTCCTATAGTGGCTTTTTATGCAGGAAAGCCTGACATGCTGGAAAAGGTTGAGCAGGCAGTCCGTGTCACCCAGAACAATGATGCATGTGTGGCAGACACTCTAGCAGCTGCAAG GTTTCTTGAGCATTTCATCCTGAATGGTCCTGATCCAAAAGCCTTGGACTCGGTGCTCGATCAGCTCAGTGACCCGAACAGAAAGCAGCCCCAGGAACTGGACAAAGCAGTTATTG GGCACATTCATCAGGTGAAGGAGACTCTTTCAAAAACTCCTCAGGAGCTAATCCCCACTGTGTTTCCAAACACATGAG GTTTGCCAGGTGCATTCCAAGCAGCGCTGCATGGAGTCCTGACAGCCAAGCACTATGAGCAGGCTGTCAGAGATACAATTAGCTGTGGGGGTTGCACCTGTAGCAGAGGGTCCTTCATTGGAGCCTGTCTTGGGGCTCAG ATTGGACTTGAGGGAATTCCAGCTTCGTGGATATCCAAAACCTTGCATTATGACTCAGTGTTGAAGCATGCCAAGAAGATAACCAAACACCACCAATAG
- the casq1a gene encoding calsequestrin-1a: MKWTWVLVAVLLSFGGLSLGKETLDFPEYDGKDRVHDLNAKNYKSVMKKYDVMVVYYHDHPGSSRVAQKQFEIEELALELVAQVLDEFDDEDIGVGLIDAKHDKVVAKKLDLDESDSVYIFTDDEVIEYDGEFAADTIVEFIYDVLEDPVEIIDNSRELKGFNNIEEDIKLVGYFKSHKSEHFEAFDDAAEEFHPHIKFFATFNPKVAKALELKLNEVDFYEPFIDDPVVIPGKPYSEEELVEFIEDNDRPTLRKLQPHNMYEIWDDDVEGEHIIAFAEESDPDGFEFLEILKEVAEDNTDNPDLSIVWIDPDDFPLLLPHWEKTFGIDLSFPQIGVVDADDADSVWMDMDDGDDIPSVDELEDWIEDALSGKIDPDDDDDDDDDDDDDDDDDDDDDDDDDDDDDDDDDDDDDDDDDDDDDDDDDDDDDDDDDDDDDDDDDDDDDDDDDDDDDDDDDDDDDDDDDDDDDDDDDDY, from the exons ATGAAGTGGACCTGGGTGCTTGTGGCAGTCTTGCTGTCCTTTGGGGGGCTATCACTGGGCAAGGAGACCTTAGACTTCCCAGAGTATGATGGCAAGGACCGTGTCCACGACCTCAACGCCAAGAACTATAAGTCTGTGATGAAGAAGTACGATGTTATGGTGGTGTACTATCATGACCATCCCGGATCCAGCCGCGTCGCCCAGAAACAGTTTGAGATTGAGGAGCTGGCCCTTGAG CTTGTAGCCCAGGTCCTGGATGAGTTTGATGATGAGGATATTGGAGTCGGCCTCATTGATGCAAAGCACGACAAAGTCGTTGCAAAGAAATTAG ACCTTGATGAGTCCGACAGCGTCTACATCTTCACAGACGATGAAGTCATAGAATATGATGGCGAGTTTGCAGCAGACACTATCGTGGAATTCATCTATGAT GTTCTTGAGGACCCAGTGGAAATTATTGACAATAGTAGGGAACTGAAAGGCTTTAATAACATCGAAGAGGACATCAAACTGGTGGGCTACTTTAAGAGTCACAAGTCAGAAC ATTTTGAGGCTTTTGACGATGCTGCTGAAGAGTTCCATCCTCACATCAAGTTCTTTGCCACATTCAATCCCAAG GTTGCCAAGGCTCTGGAGCTGAAGCTCAATGAGGTGGACTTCTATGAACCCTTCATTGATGATCCAGTGGTCATCCCAGGAAAACCTTACTCTGAAGAGGAGCTGGTGGAATTCATTGAAGATAATGACAG ACCAACCCTGAGGAAGCtgcagccacacaacatgtacGAGATCTGG GACGACGATGTTGAAGGTGAACATATCATTGCCTTCGCAGAGGAGTCTGACCCAG ACGGTTTTGAGTTCCTTGAGATCCTGAAGGAAGTTGCTGAGGATAACACAGACAACCCTGACCTCAGCATTGTCTGGATTGACCCTGACGACTTCCCCCTG CTTCTGCCACACTGGGAGAAGACTTTTGGAATTGACCTGTCCTTCCCACAGATTGGTGTTGTTGATGCTGATGAT GCTGACAGCGTGTGGATGGACATGGATGATGGTGACGACATACCATCTGTAGATGAGCTGGAGGACTGGATTGAGGATGCTCTTTCAGGTAAAATCGATCCTGATGACGACGATGACGACGATGACGACGATGACGATgatgacgacgacgacgacgacgacgacgacgatgacgatgatgacgacgatgatgatgatgatgatgatgatgacgatgatgatgatgacgatgatgatgatgacgatgatgatgacgatgatgacgatgatgacgatgatgacgatgatgatgatgatgacgacgacgacgatgacgacgatgatgatgacgacgacgacgacgacgatgatgacgatgatgatgacgacgatgatgatgatgacgacgacGATGATTATTAA